From Pseudomonas vanderleydeniana, the proteins below share one genomic window:
- a CDS encoding AAA family ATPase → MRSKLQDCLEAVNQVVLGKDAQVRLALTCLLADGHLLIEDLPGMGKTTLSHTLARVLGLSFQRIQFTSDLLPSDILGTSVFDKDSGGFVFHPGPIFAELVLADEINRATPKSQSALLEAMEEGQVTIEGATRPLPSPFFVIATQNPTSQGGTFALPESQLDRFLMRVSLGYPARAAEKALLLGASRRDLLPRLQPILSHGELAALQQQVKQVRASDPLVDYVLRLVGATRSEAQFAWGLSPRASLAILAAARAWALLAGRDYVIPEDVQAVLPAVVGHRLRERADPAGLGGGALVQWLLREVPAL, encoded by the coding sequence ATGCGCAGTAAACTGCAAGACTGCCTGGAGGCCGTCAACCAGGTGGTGTTGGGCAAGGATGCGCAGGTCCGGCTGGCCCTGACCTGTCTTCTGGCCGACGGCCATCTGCTGATCGAGGACCTGCCCGGCATGGGCAAGACCACGCTCAGCCATACCCTGGCCAGGGTTCTTGGCCTGAGTTTCCAGCGTATCCAGTTCACGTCCGACCTACTGCCCAGTGATATTCTCGGTACCTCGGTGTTCGACAAGGACAGCGGCGGTTTCGTGTTCCATCCCGGGCCGATCTTCGCCGAGCTGGTATTGGCCGATGAAATCAACCGCGCCACCCCCAAGAGCCAGAGTGCCCTGCTCGAAGCCATGGAAGAAGGCCAGGTGACCATCGAAGGCGCCACCCGGCCATTGCCGTCGCCGTTCTTCGTCATCGCCACGCAGAATCCCACCAGCCAGGGCGGCACCTTCGCCTTGCCCGAGTCGCAGCTCGATCGCTTCCTGATGCGCGTGTCCCTCGGCTATCCGGCCCGGGCGGCGGAAAAGGCCTTGTTGCTGGGGGCCTCGCGGCGCGACCTGCTGCCCCGGCTGCAACCGATCCTCAGCCATGGCGAACTGGCTGCGCTGCAACAGCAGGTCAAGCAGGTCCGCGCCAGCGACCCGCTGGTGGACTACGTCCTGCGCCTGGTCGGCGCGACCCGCAGCGAGGCGCAGTTCGCCTGGGGGCTGTCGCCGCGGGCCAGCCTGGCGATCCTCGCCGCCGCCCGTGCCTGGGCGCTGCTCGCCGGCCGCGACTATGTGATCCCGGAGGACGTGCAGGCGGTGTTGCCGGCGGTGGTCGGCCATCGCCTGCGCGAGCGCGCCGACCCGGCCGGGTTGGGCGGTGGCGCGTTGGTGCAATGGTTGCTGCGCGAAGTGCCGGCGCTTTGA
- a CDS encoding response regulator — protein MSQISTILVIDDEPQIRKFLRISLASQGYRVLEAGTGAEGLAQAALNKPDLLVLDLGLPDMDGQQVLREFREWSAAPVLVLSVRASEAQKVQALDGGANDYVTKPFGIQEFLARIRALLRQVPVGEVQEAALKFGPLTVDLAYRRVSLDGMEVALTRKEYAVLAQLARHPGRVITQQQLLKDIWGPTHTEDSHYLRIVVGHLRQKLADDPTRPRFIVTEAGVGYRLLDNQG, from the coding sequence ATGAGCCAGATTTCGACCATCCTGGTCATCGACGACGAACCGCAGATTCGCAAGTTCCTGCGCATCAGCCTCGCTTCCCAGGGGTATCGGGTGCTGGAGGCCGGTACGGGCGCCGAGGGCCTGGCCCAGGCGGCGCTGAACAAGCCCGACCTGCTGGTACTGGACCTCGGCTTGCCGGACATGGACGGCCAGCAGGTGCTGCGCGAGTTTCGCGAATGGTCCGCGGCGCCGGTGCTGGTACTGTCGGTACGGGCCAGCGAAGCGCAGAAGGTCCAGGCCCTCGATGGCGGCGCCAACGACTATGTGACCAAGCCCTTCGGTATCCAGGAGTTCCTTGCGCGCATCCGTGCGCTGCTGCGCCAGGTGCCGGTGGGCGAGGTTCAGGAGGCGGCCCTGAAGTTCGGCCCGCTGACCGTCGACCTGGCGTATCGCCGGGTGTCGCTGGACGGTATGGAAGTGGCGCTGACGCGCAAGGAATACGCGGTGCTCGCCCAGCTGGCGCGGCATCCCGGGCGGGTCATCACCCAGCAGCAACTGCTCAAGGACATCTGGGGGCCGACCCATACCGAGGACAGCCACTACCTGCGGATCGTGGTCGGGCACCTGCGCCAGAAACTGGCTGATGATCCGACCCGACCGCGTTTCATTGTCACCGAAGCCGGTGTCGGCTATCGCCTGCTCGACAACCAGGGCTGA
- a CDS encoding patatin-like phospholipase family protein, producing the protein MKKRVALVLGSGGARGYAHIGVIEEIERRGYEVACIAGCSMGAVVGGIYAAGKLDEYRNWIESLDYLDVLRLVDVSFRLGAIRGEKVFGQIRKIVGEIDIENLRIPYTAVAADLTNQQEIWFQEGCLHQAMRASAAIPSLFTPVMQGNRMLVDGGILNPLPIVPVVSSHCDLIIAVNLNATNQKQYQLPVIQRPPAFKSRFNALLSSMGSRLPFRRKQAEELLRLEQQTLVADSADLANAWLDAADPEAQQPAAAPEADGAPKSATGSFIVDNVGPASLLDLINQSFEVMQTSLAQYKIAGYPPDILINVPKRVCRFFEFYKAPELIALGREIARDTLDRYEEERR; encoded by the coding sequence ATGAAAAAACGCGTTGCATTGGTGCTGGGTTCGGGTGGGGCCCGGGGGTATGCCCATATCGGGGTAATCGAGGAGATCGAACGACGCGGCTATGAAGTGGCCTGCATCGCCGGCTGCTCGATGGGCGCAGTGGTCGGCGGCATCTACGCTGCCGGCAAGCTCGACGAATACCGCAACTGGATCGAAAGCCTGGACTATCTCGACGTCCTGCGCCTGGTCGACGTCAGCTTCCGGCTGGGGGCGATCCGCGGCGAAAAGGTCTTCGGCCAGATCCGCAAGATCGTTGGCGAAATCGACATCGAGAACCTGCGCATTCCCTACACGGCAGTCGCCGCCGACCTCACCAACCAGCAGGAAATCTGGTTCCAGGAAGGTTGCCTGCACCAGGCGATGCGCGCCTCGGCGGCCATCCCGAGCCTGTTCACCCCGGTCATGCAAGGCAATCGCATGCTGGTCGACGGCGGCATTCTCAACCCGCTGCCGATCGTACCGGTGGTCTCCAGCCACTGCGACCTGATCATCGCCGTCAACCTCAACGCCACCAACCAGAAGCAGTACCAACTGCCGGTGATCCAACGGCCACCGGCCTTCAAGAGCCGCTTCAACGCCCTGCTCAGCTCGATGGGTTCGCGCCTGCCGTTCCGCCGCAAGCAGGCCGAGGAGTTGCTGCGCCTGGAGCAGCAGACCCTGGTCGCCGACTCGGCGGACCTCGCCAACGCCTGGCTCGACGCCGCCGATCCCGAAGCCCAGCAGCCGGCGGCCGCTCCCGAGGCCGATGGCGCGCCGAAATCGGCGACCGGTTCGTTCATCGTCGACAACGTTGGCCCCGCGTCCTTGCTGGACCTGATCAACCAGAGTTTCGAGGTGATGCAGACCTCGCTGGCGCAGTACAAGATTGCCGGCTATCCACCGGATATCCTGATCAACGTGCCCAAGCGGGTCTGTCGCTTCTTCGAGTTCTACAAGGCGCCGGAATTGATCGCCCTGGGCCGCGAAATCGCCCGCGATACCCTGGATCGCTACGAGGAGGAACGCCGCTGA
- a CDS encoding sensor histidine kinase encodes MSDSGRADALLAELPRAGRGRLKVFLGAAPGVGKTYAMLQAAHTQLRQGVKVLAGVVETHGRAETEALLAGLPQLPLVRSEYRGVLLEEMDLDGLLKARPKLVLVDELAHSNAPGSRHLKRWQDVQELLAAGVDVFTTVNVQHLESLNDQVRGITGVQVRETLPDWVLQEADELLLIDLPPRELLERLRDGKVYVPEQARAAIDAFFTQTNLTALRELAMQTAAAQVDNDLAQGYRTLGQAAPAIRGRLLVGVDGDAQAERLVRHASRVAQRRHLPWSLVHVDNGSSRDEQSRLRLQSAQQLAERLGGEVVLLRAGEVAKTLIQHAAERRASLVLVGQSRQRLRRRLFGGGLAAHLLRNARGLEINVLDSQEEQRQPRVREPHAVVWLDYLLAVLATVLASALAWGVASVLPLPNISLVFLAAVLLVAVRSSLGPSLVCAVLSFLTYDFLFIPPNFSFAIQREEDVLTLLFFLMMAALTGNLAARQRRQLQALRDTQEETSELLDLSRKLTAATDRQAVISAASLHLSGWDELDVCLLNRDGQGGWKVESGGAWSFSEAERAAADWAWQHDQPAGMGTGTLPFGRWWWWPLSAEEGPLALLGVCPREGQSLTGQRRRLLTALSQPLAQALARAQLADDLEAARLHGETEQLRSALLASVSHDLRTPLTSMRGSIDSLLALGEAIPLADRQELLEGTRDEAERLDRYIQNLLDMTRLGHGALKLARDWVAPADIVGSALNRLRAVLAPLQVSTRVPDELPLLYVHAALIEQALVNVMENAARFSPSHGRLHIHAGVAAGELFFAVSDEGPGIPEEERSKIFDMFYTAARGDRGGQGTGLGLAICQGMVGAHGGHIGVSEGIDGRGTCITLFLPLQEQPGFESEA; translated from the coding sequence ATGAGTGATTCAGGTCGCGCCGACGCGCTGCTCGCCGAACTGCCCCGGGCCGGTCGTGGCCGGCTCAAGGTATTCCTCGGCGCCGCCCCGGGCGTGGGCAAGACCTATGCGATGCTCCAGGCCGCGCATACGCAATTGCGCCAGGGCGTGAAGGTACTGGCTGGCGTGGTGGAGACCCATGGCCGGGCGGAGACCGAGGCGCTGCTCGCGGGGTTGCCGCAACTGCCGCTGGTACGCTCCGAATATCGCGGCGTGCTGCTTGAGGAAATGGACCTCGACGGTCTGCTCAAGGCCCGGCCGAAACTGGTGCTGGTCGATGAGCTGGCCCACAGCAACGCACCCGGCAGTCGCCATCTCAAGCGTTGGCAGGATGTCCAGGAACTGCTGGCTGCTGGCGTCGATGTATTCACCACGGTCAACGTCCAGCATCTGGAAAGCCTCAATGACCAGGTCCGCGGCATCACCGGCGTGCAGGTGCGCGAGACCTTGCCCGACTGGGTCCTGCAGGAAGCCGATGAGCTGCTGTTGATCGACCTGCCGCCACGTGAACTGCTCGAACGCCTGCGCGACGGCAAGGTCTATGTACCGGAGCAGGCACGGGCGGCGATCGATGCGTTCTTTACCCAGACCAATCTCACCGCCCTGCGCGAGCTGGCCATGCAGACCGCTGCGGCCCAGGTCGACAATGACCTGGCCCAGGGTTACCGGACTCTCGGCCAGGCCGCCCCGGCGATTCGTGGTCGCCTGCTGGTGGGGGTGGACGGCGATGCACAGGCTGAGCGCCTGGTGCGCCATGCCAGCCGGGTCGCGCAGCGGCGGCATCTGCCCTGGAGCCTGGTGCACGTGGATAACGGCAGCAGCCGCGACGAGCAGTCGCGACTGCGCCTGCAGAGTGCCCAGCAACTGGCCGAGCGCCTGGGCGGCGAAGTGGTGCTGCTGCGAGCCGGCGAGGTGGCCAAGACCCTGATCCAGCATGCCGCCGAGCGCCGTGCCAGCCTGGTGCTGGTCGGCCAGTCGCGCCAGCGTCTGCGTCGTCGGCTGTTTGGCGGCGGGCTGGCGGCACACCTGCTGCGCAATGCCCGGGGCCTGGAAATCAACGTTCTCGACAGCCAGGAGGAGCAACGCCAGCCCCGTGTCCGTGAACCCCATGCGGTGGTCTGGCTCGACTATCTGCTGGCCGTGCTGGCGACGGTGCTGGCCAGCGCCCTGGCCTGGGGCGTGGCCAGTGTGCTGCCGTTGCCGAACATCTCGCTGGTGTTTCTCGCCGCGGTGTTGCTGGTGGCGGTGCGCAGCAGCCTCGGCCCGTCGCTGGTCTGTGCGGTGTTGTCATTCCTGACCTACGACTTCCTGTTCATCCCGCCGAACTTCTCCTTTGCGATCCAGCGTGAAGAGGATGTGCTGACCTTGCTGTTCTTCCTGATGATGGCGGCGCTGACCGGCAACCTGGCCGCTCGCCAGCGCCGCCAGTTGCAGGCCCTGCGCGATACCCAGGAGGAAACCAGCGAATTGCTCGACCTGTCGCGCAAGTTGACCGCCGCCACCGACCGCCAGGCGGTGATCAGCGCGGCGTCCCTGCACCTCAGTGGCTGGGACGAATTGGACGTGTGCCTGCTCAACCGCGACGGGCAGGGTGGCTGGAAGGTCGAGAGCGGTGGCGCATGGAGTTTTTCCGAGGCTGAACGCGCTGCGGCCGATTGGGCCTGGCAGCACGACCAGCCGGCGGGGATGGGGACCGGTACACTGCCATTCGGCCGCTGGTGGTGGTGGCCGTTGTCGGCGGAGGAAGGGCCGTTGGCGTTGCTTGGTGTCTGTCCGCGCGAAGGCCAGTCGTTGACGGGACAGCGTCGCCGCCTGCTGACCGCGCTGAGCCAGCCGCTGGCCCAGGCCCTGGCCCGGGCACAGTTGGCCGACGACCTCGAGGCGGCCCGCCTGCACGGCGAAACCGAGCAACTGCGCAGCGCCTTGCTGGCGTCGGTCTCCCATGACCTGCGCACACCGCTGACCTCGATGCGCGGCAGCATCGACAGCCTGCTGGCCCTCGGCGAGGCGATCCCGCTGGCCGACCGCCAGGAGCTGCTGGAAGGCACCCGCGACGAGGCCGAACGGCTCGACCGCTATATCCAGAACCTGCTGGACATGACCCGGCTCGGTCACGGCGCGCTGAAACTGGCGCGCGACTGGGTGGCGCCGGCGGACATCGTCGGCAGTGCCCTGAACCGCTTGCGCGCGGTGCTGGCGCCATTGCAGGTCAGTACCCGGGTTCCTGACGAGTTGCCGCTGCTCTACGTGCATGCCGCCTTGATCGAGCAGGCCCTGGTCAATGTCATGGAGAACGCCGCGCGCTTTTCACCGAGCCATGGTCGCCTGCACATCCATGCCGGGGTGGCCGCTGGCGAACTGTTCTTCGCGGTCAGCGACGAGGGACCGGGCATTCCCGAGGAGGAGCGCAGCAAGATCTTCGACATGTTCTACACCGCGGCGCGTGGCGATCGTGGCGGCCAGGGTACCGGCCTCGGCTTGGCGATCTGCCAGGGCATGGTCGGCGCCCATGGCGGGCATATCGGCGTGTCGGAGGGCATCGATGGTCGAGGCACCTGTATCACTCTATTCCTGCCCCTGCAGGAGCAACCGGGATTTGAAAGTGAAGCCTGA
- the kdpC gene encoding potassium-transporting ATPase subunit KdpC encodes MSTVWRPALSLLALMTLITGIAYPLVVTGVAQAVFPDQANGSLLRDADGKVRGSSLIAQDFTGDAWFHPRPSAGAFATVSSGASNLSPSNPALATRIFDDAAKQAVPGQGPVPLALLTTSGSGLDPHLPPAAVRYQLARVAQARNLSAAAVEKLVEAHIEQPLIGPPVVNVLALNAALADISK; translated from the coding sequence ATGTCTACTGTATGGCGCCCGGCCCTGAGCCTGTTGGCCCTGATGACCCTGATCACCGGCATCGCCTACCCGCTGGTGGTCACCGGCGTGGCCCAGGCCGTTTTCCCCGACCAGGCCAATGGCAGCCTGCTGCGCGACGCCGACGGCAAGGTCCGTGGCTCGTCGCTGATTGCCCAGGATTTCACCGGCGACGCCTGGTTCCATCCACGGCCTTCGGCCGGGGCCTTTGCCACGGTATCCAGCGGCGCGAGCAACCTCTCGCCGAGCAACCCGGCGCTGGCCACGCGCATTTTCGACGATGCGGCCAAGCAGGCGGTACCTGGCCAGGGGCCGGTGCCGCTGGCGCTGCTGACCACTTCCGGCAGCGGTCTCGATCCGCACTTGCCACCGGCTGCGGTTCGCTATCAACTGGCACGGGTGGCGCAGGCACGCAACCTGTCGGCGGCGGCCGTGGAGAAGCTGGTAGAGGCGCATATCGAGCAGCCGCTGATTGGCCCGCCGGTGGTCAATGTGCTTGCCTTGAATGCGGCGCTGGCCGATATCTCGAAATAG
- a CDS encoding DUF58 domain-containing protein: protein MVAARSAGALIVRLRTAWRAWLARRLPPAPRVELTQRRIFIMPNRAGGVFATLLLLILLVAINYQNSLAYGLCFLLLSVFVVAILHTYRNLRGLVLSAGVGPAVFVGEEARFVVRLESAGKRHQAIHLGWSGQASQLADVPPAGFHELELTRPTRARGWLAAPRIGVRSSFPLGILRAWSWVDLGQQVLVYPQPLEGELPTLASVPEDAPQEGVRAHGQGVDDYQGLKPYQPGDSWRRLHWKAYSRGQGLLIKDFARLEGQEHCLDFLALGGDVEQRLSRLCYWVLELTRREQPFALQLPGRHLATDSGAVHCEACLRALALFGQSP from the coding sequence ATGGTTGCTGCGCGAAGTGCCGGCGCTTTGATTGTCCGTCTGCGCACGGCGTGGCGGGCCTGGCTGGCCCGACGCCTGCCGCCGGCGCCGCGGGTGGAACTGACCCAGCGGCGGATTTTCATCATGCCCAACCGCGCGGGCGGGGTGTTTGCCACCTTGCTGTTGCTGATCCTGCTGGTGGCGATCAACTACCAGAACAGCCTTGCCTATGGCCTGTGCTTCCTGCTGTTGTCGGTGTTCGTGGTGGCGATCCTGCATACCTATCGCAATCTGCGCGGCCTGGTGCTCAGTGCCGGGGTTGGGCCGGCGGTGTTCGTCGGCGAGGAGGCGCGTTTCGTGGTGCGCCTGGAAAGCGCCGGGAAGCGTCACCAGGCGATCCATCTCGGCTGGTCAGGCCAGGCGAGCCAGCTTGCGGATGTGCCGCCGGCGGGTTTCCATGAACTGGAACTGACCCGGCCGACCCGGGCCCGCGGCTGGCTGGCGGCACCACGTATCGGCGTGCGCAGCAGCTTTCCGCTGGGCATCCTGCGGGCCTGGAGTTGGGTCGACCTGGGCCAGCAGGTGCTGGTTTATCCACAGCCGCTGGAAGGTGAACTGCCAACCCTGGCCAGCGTACCGGAGGATGCCCCGCAGGAGGGGGTGCGGGCCCACGGGCAGGGCGTCGACGACTACCAGGGCCTGAAACCCTACCAGCCTGGCGACTCCTGGCGGCGCTTGCACTGGAAGGCCTATTCCCGTGGACAGGGGTTGCTGATCAAGGATTTCGCCCGCCTTGAAGGCCAGGAGCATTGCCTGGACTTCCTGGCGCTGGGGGGGGACGTCGAGCAGCGTCTGTCACGCCTGTGCTACTGGGTACTGGAACTGACCCGTCGCGAACAGCCGTTCGCCTTGCAATTGCCCGGTCGACACCTGGCCACGGACAGCGGCGCGGTGCACTGCGAAGCCTGCCTGCGTGCCCTGGCACTGTTTGGACAGTCGCCATGA
- the kdpB gene encoding potassium-transporting ATPase subunit KdpB, giving the protein MPLPATKPAVVAQPKTTFADLWRPALVQAFVKLDPRQLQRAPVMLVVELTAVLTTVLCLVPNSAVPTFVAVQIALWLWFTVLFANFAEALAEGRGKARADSLKAGSEGLSARRRKADNSFQVVPASSLRKGDVVRVEAGEMIPGDGEVIEGIAAVNEAAITGESAPVIRESGGDRSAVTGNTRLVSDWLLVRITSNPGESTLDRMIALVEGAKRQKTPNEVALDILLIGLTLIFLLVVVTLQPFAHFAGGSLPLVFLVALLVTLIPTTIGGLLSAIGIAGMDRLVRLNVIAKSGRAVEAAGDVHVLLLDKTGTITFGNRRCSAIHPAPGVPVRELAEGALLASLADETAEGKSIVEYLRDLYPQAEPAAAELTAVPFSAETRLSGVDHQGRVYRKGAVDSLLAFLGQKRADLQPALSREIDKIAQSGGTPLLVCAQGKLLGVIHLKDVVKPGIRERFAELRKLGIRTVMVTGDNPLTAAAIAAEAGVDDVLAEATPEKKLARIRLEQNDGRLVAMCGDGANDAPALAQADVGMAMNDGTQAAREAANMVDLDSDPTKLLDVVQIGKELLVTRGALTTFSIANDVAKYFAILPALFAAIYPQLGVLNIMQLASPQSAILSAIVFNALIIVVLIPLALRGVRVQAASAAHLLRRNLLIYGLGGILVPFVGIKAIDLLLTALHLV; this is encoded by the coding sequence ATGCCTCTTCCTGCGACAAAACCGGCTGTCGTCGCACAGCCCAAGACTACCTTCGCCGACCTGTGGCGGCCGGCGCTGGTGCAGGCCTTCGTCAAGCTCGATCCGCGCCAGTTGCAGCGGGCGCCGGTGATGCTGGTGGTGGAACTGACGGCGGTATTGACCACCGTCCTCTGCCTGGTCCCCAACAGCGCCGTGCCGACCTTCGTTGCGGTACAGATCGCCCTCTGGCTGTGGTTCACCGTGCTGTTCGCCAACTTCGCCGAAGCCTTGGCCGAAGGTCGCGGCAAGGCCCGGGCCGACAGCCTCAAGGCCGGCAGCGAGGGGCTCAGCGCCCGGCGTCGCAAGGCCGACAACAGCTTCCAGGTGGTGCCTGCCAGCAGCCTGCGCAAGGGCGACGTGGTCCGGGTCGAGGCCGGTGAGATGATTCCCGGTGACGGCGAGGTGATCGAAGGTATCGCCGCGGTCAACGAAGCGGCCATCACCGGCGAATCGGCGCCGGTGATCCGCGAGTCCGGCGGCGACCGCTCGGCGGTGACCGGCAACACCCGGCTGGTCTCCGACTGGTTGCTGGTGCGCATCACCAGCAACCCCGGCGAGTCGACCCTGGACCGCATGATCGCCCTGGTCGAAGGTGCCAAGCGGCAGAAAACACCCAATGAGGTCGCGCTGGATATCCTGCTGATCGGCCTGACCCTGATCTTCCTGCTGGTGGTGGTGACCCTGCAGCCGTTCGCCCACTTCGCTGGCGGCAGCTTGCCGCTGGTGTTCCTGGTGGCGCTGCTGGTGACGCTGATCCCGACCACCATCGGCGGCCTGCTGTCGGCCATCGGTATCGCCGGGATGGACCGCCTGGTGCGGCTGAACGTGATCGCCAAGTCCGGTCGTGCGGTAGAGGCCGCTGGTGATGTGCACGTGCTGCTGCTGGACAAGACCGGCACCATCACCTTCGGCAACCGCCGTTGCTCGGCGATCCACCCGGCGCCTGGCGTACCGGTTCGCGAACTGGCCGAGGGGGCCCTGCTGGCCTCGCTGGCCGATGAAACCGCCGAAGGCAAATCCATCGTCGAGTACCTGCGGGATCTTTATCCACAGGCGGAGCCGGCGGCCGCGGAACTGACCGCGGTGCCGTTCAGTGCCGAAACCCGCCTGTCGGGTGTCGACCACCAGGGGCGGGTGTACCGCAAGGGCGCGGTGGATTCGCTGCTGGCCTTCCTCGGCCAGAAACGCGCCGACCTGCAGCCGGCACTGTCCCGCGAGATCGACAAGATCGCCCAGAGTGGCGGGACGCCGCTGCTGGTCTGCGCCCAAGGCAAGCTGCTCGGTGTCATCCACCTCAAGGACGTGGTCAAGCCGGGCATCCGCGAGCGTTTCGCCGAACTGCGCAAGCTGGGTATTCGCACCGTCATGGTCACCGGTGACAACCCGCTGACGGCGGCGGCGATCGCTGCCGAGGCCGGGGTCGACGACGTGCTGGCCGAGGCCACGCCGGAGAAGAAACTGGCCCGCATCCGCCTGGAGCAGAACGACGGTCGGCTGGTCGCGATGTGCGGCGACGGGGCCAACGACGCCCCGGCACTGGCGCAGGCCGACGTCGGCATGGCGATGAACGATGGTACGCAGGCTGCCCGCGAAGCGGCGAACATGGTCGACCTCGACAGCGACCCGACCAAGCTGCTGGACGTAGTGCAGATCGGCAAGGAGCTGCTGGTGACCCGTGGTGCGCTGACCACCTTCTCGATCGCCAACGACGTGGCCAAGTACTTCGCGATCCTGCCGGCACTGTTCGCGGCGATCTATCCGCAGCTCGGCGTGCTCAACATCATGCAGTTGGCCAGCCCGCAGAGCGCGATCCTTTCGGCCATCGTGTTCAACGCGTTGATCATCGTCGTACTGATCCCGCTGGCACTGCGTGGTGTGCGGGTCCAGGCGGCGAGCGCCGCGCACCTGCTGCGCCGCAACCTGCTGATCTACGGCCTGGGCGGGATCCTCGTGCCATTCGTGGGCATCAAGGCCATCGACCTGCTGCTGACCGCATTGCACCTGGTGTAG
- a CDS encoding transglutaminase TgpA family protein, whose product MSGATTISRASLVWLLVAQALVMLPFWFHVPLWMVAFWLGCTFWRIQVYRMRATFPGRLLELLLLLFTIAGIWLSRSSLIGLDAGAVLLVAMFILKLVETRTHRDALVLIFLGLFCVAVAYLFEDSLPWAAYSLLPITALLAALIGLQQGPGTRPPATLRLAATLLAQALPLMLLLFLFFPRIAPLWSLPLPSDKGLSGLSESMAPADVAELGRSAELAFRASFDGPLPPRRELYWRALTLEQFDGRRWSQSPGIASSPPPKWQASGEPWRYSVILQPSGKPWLPTLDVARSELGDARQLADYRLQRQRPVQQALLYRASSWPQVPRDVQLDERARRRALQLPAEGDPRTRQWAAELRRTYPQPEALVAALLRHFHDEPYRYTLQPPTLGADSIDGFLFDSRQGFCAHFAGAMTYVLRAAGIPARVVAGYQGGELNPSGGFLTVRQYDAHAWVEYWQVARGWRSVDPTYAVAPQRIDQGLEQALSADEGVPGASVFSPLRYRQLTWLNELRLGWDNLNYGWQRWVLGYQGEQQLQLLWRWFGDLSRLALPVGLVVILGLLSLWLLRPWQVRTDPQLRAFATFEKLLRRHGLVREPGEGPLAFAERAAVHLPRQAQGIRRFGELFVSQRYAERTPSMDVLQQELRSLRRSLGNSIWE is encoded by the coding sequence ATGAGCGGCGCGACGACGATTTCCCGCGCCAGCCTGGTCTGGCTGCTGGTGGCCCAGGCCCTGGTCATGTTGCCGTTCTGGTTCCACGTGCCGTTGTGGATGGTCGCCTTCTGGCTGGGCTGCACCTTCTGGCGTATCCAGGTGTACCGCATGCGCGCAACGTTTCCCGGGCGCTTGCTGGAGTTGCTGTTGCTGCTGTTCACCATCGCCGGGATCTGGCTGTCGCGCAGCAGCCTGATCGGCCTGGATGCCGGCGCGGTGCTGCTGGTGGCGATGTTCATCCTCAAGCTGGTGGAAACCCGCACCCATCGCGATGCGCTGGTGCTGATATTCCTCGGGTTGTTCTGCGTGGCGGTGGCCTATCTGTTCGAGGACAGCCTGCCGTGGGCAGCCTACAGCCTGTTGCCGATCACCGCCCTGCTGGCGGCCCTGATCGGCTTGCAGCAGGGCCCGGGTACCCGGCCACCGGCAACCCTGAGGCTGGCCGCGACGCTGCTGGCGCAAGCCTTGCCGCTGATGCTGTTGCTGTTCCTGTTCTTCCCGCGGATCGCGCCGCTGTGGTCATTGCCGCTGCCGAGCGACAAGGGCCTGAGCGGCCTTTCCGAAAGCATGGCGCCGGCCGACGTGGCTGAACTCGGGCGCTCCGCCGAGCTGGCATTTCGTGCCAGCTTCGACGGCCCGCTGCCGCCGCGGCGGGAACTGTACTGGCGTGCCCTGACCCTGGAACAGTTCGATGGCCGGCGCTGGAGCCAGTCGCCGGGGATCGCCTCCAGCCCACCACCGAAATGGCAGGCCAGCGGCGAGCCGTGGCGCTACAGCGTCATCCTGCAACCCAGCGGCAAACCCTGGCTGCCGACGCTCGATGTCGCCCGTAGCGAATTGGGCGACGCGCGCCAGTTGGCGGACTATCGGCTGCAGCGCCAGCGCCCGGTACAGCAGGCGCTGCTGTACCGGGCCAGTTCCTGGCCGCAGGTGCCGCGCGATGTGCAGCTCGATGAACGGGCGCGCCGCCGGGCCCTGCAATTGCCCGCCGAGGGCGATCCCCGGACGCGGCAGTGGGCCGCCGAACTGCGGCGCACTTATCCACAGCCCGAGGCGTTGGTGGCGGCACTGCTCAGACATTTTCACGATGAACCCTATCGCTACACCCTCCAGCCGCCGACGCTGGGAGCGGACAGCATCGACGGTTTCCTGTTCGACAGCCGCCAGGGCTTCTGCGCGCACTTCGCCGGAGCCATGACCTATGTGCTGCGGGCGGCCGGCATTCCGGCGCGGGTGGTGGCCGGCTACCAGGGCGGCGAGTTGAATCCGAGTGGCGGTTTCCTTACCGTACGCCAGTACGACGCCCATGCCTGGGTCGAGTATTGGCAGGTCGCAAGGGGCTGGCGCAGCGTCGATCCGACCTATGCGGTGGCACCGCAACGGATCGACCAGGGGCTGGAGCAGGCCCTGTCCGCCGACGAGGGCGTGCCCGGCGCCTCGGTGTTCTCGCCGCTGCGCTACCGGCAGCTGACCTGGCTCAACGAGTTGCGCCTGGGCTGGGATAATCTCAATTACGGTTGGCAACGCTGGGTCCTGGGTTATCAGGGGGAACAGCAGTTGCAGTTGCTTTGGCGCTGGTTCGGCGACCTGTCGCGGCTGGCGCTGCCGGTTGGCCTGGTGGTGATCCTGGGCCTGCTGTCGTTATGGCTGCTACGTCCCTGGCAGGTGAGGACCGACCCGCAGTTGCGGGCGTTCGCCACCTTCGAAAAACTGTTGCGGCGGCATGGCCTGGTGCGCGAGCCGGGCGAGGGGCCGCTGGCGTTTGCCGAGCGTGCGGCCGTGCACTTGCCACGCCAGGCACAGGGTATCCGCCGCTTTGGCGAGTTGTTCGTCAGTCAGCGCTATGCTGAGCGAACCCCGTCGATGGATGTATTGCAACAGGAGTTGCGCTCATTGCGTCGCAGTCTTGGCAATTCCATTTGGGAGTGA